One window from the genome of Nicotiana tomentosiformis chromosome 5, ASM39032v3, whole genome shotgun sequence encodes:
- the LOC104092314 gene encoding dnaJ protein homolog has protein sequence MFGRGARRSDNSKYYEVLGVSKNSSQDELKKAYRKAAIKNHPDKGGDPEKFKELAHAYEVLSDPEKREIYDQYGEDALKEGMGGGGGGHNPFDIFESFFGGGFGGAFGGGGSFRGSRKKQGENAVHTLRVSLEDLYSGTTKKLSLSRNILCPKCKGKGSKSGASGTCFGCQGTGMRVTTRQIAPGMIQQMQHVCPECRGSGEVISERDRCTQCKGNKIIQEKKVLEVNVEKGMQHGQKIVFDGEADEAPDTITGDIIFVLQQKDHSKFRRKSDDLYVEHNLSLTEALCGFQFVLTHLDGRQLLIKSSPGEVIKPDQYKAINDEGMPHYGRPFIKGRLYIHFNVEFPESGFLSPEKCRILETILPPGKRASDMEINDCEETTLHDVNMEEEMRRKEQRRRKEAYDMDDDDEPNVHRMACNQQ, from the exons ATGTTTGGACGGGGTGCAAGGAGGAGTGATAACTCCAAGTACTATGAGGTTCTTGGTGTTTCAAAGAATTCCAGTCAAGATGAACTTAAAAAGGCATATAGAAAAGCTGCTATAAAGAATCATCCTGACAAGGGTGGTGACCCTGAAAAA TTCAAGGAATTGGCTCATGCATATGAAGTTTTAAGTGATCCAGAGAAGAGAGAAATTTATGATCAGTATGGTGAAGATGCGCTTAAAGAAGGAATGGGTGGTGGTGGTGGCGGTCACAACCCATTTGACATATTTGAGTCATTCTTTGGTGGAGGTTTTGGTGGAGCTTTTGGCG GTGGTGGTAGCTTCAGAGGCAGCAGAAAGAAACAAGGTGAAAATGCGGTGCACACTCTACGGGTTTCTCTGGAAGACTTGTACAGTGGCACAACCAAAAAGCTCTCTCTTTCACGGAATATATTGTGCCCGAAGTGTAAAGG GAAAGGTTCAAAGAGTGGAGCCTCTGGAACATGTTTTGGTTGCCAAGGTACTGGAATGCGTGTCACGACAAGACAGATAGCCCCAGGAATGATTCAACAGATGCAACATGTTTGTCCTGAATGCCGAGGCTCAG GAGAGGTTATAAGTGAGAGAGACAGGTGCACTCAGTGCAAGGGAAACAAAATTATACAAGAAAAGAAAGTATTGGAAGTGAATGTTGAGAAAGGGATGCAACACGGTCAGAAGATTGTTTTCGACGGGGAAGCTGATGAAGCT CCAGATACCATCACCGGcgatattatttttgtattacaACAGAAGGATCACTCCAAGTTCAGGCGAAAGTCTGATGATCTTTACGTGGAACACAATCTTAGCTTGACAGAAGCTCTCTGTGGCTTTCAATTTGTTCTGACTCATCTTGACGGCAGGCAGCTTCTGATTAAATCTAGCCCCGGAGAAGTTATAAAGCCTG ATCAATATAAGGCAATAAATGATGAAGGAATGCCCCATTATGGGAGGCCATTCATTAAGGGTCGGCTTTATATCCATTTTAATGTGGAATTTCCAGAATCTGGATTTCTTTCCCCTGAGAAATGCCGCATTCTTGAGACTATTCTGCCACCAGGGAAGCGCGCGTCTGATATGGAGATAAATGATTGTGAGGAAACCACTTTGCATGATGTCAACATGGAGGAAGAAATGAGGCGCAAGGAGCAGCGACGCAGGAAAGAGGCTTATGATATGGATGACGATGATGAGCCAAATGTGCATCGTATGGCTTGTAACCAACAATAA